In the Clostridium cellulovorans 743B genome, TTTAACTTTCTATAATTATTTATTACAAAAATAATGTGATATTTTCAAGTTATACATAATATAGTTACAAATCAAACGACTAAATGGAGTGATAAGCATATGCTAAAATCTTTTGATATAAGTGTAAAAAACCTTCATAAGGATTTATTAGAAATGTCTGATGCTACAAAAGAACAAATAAGTTTAGCTGTAACTGCATTAGTAAATCATGATTCAGCATTGGCGATTAAAGTTATGGACAGTGACGATGTTATTGATAATCTACAGAAGGAAATAGACGACAAAGCTATAAGATTAATCGCAATGCAAAATCCTATGGCAACAGACTTGAGAGGAGTTTTTTCTGCTACCAAAGTAGCCTCAGATCTAGAACGTATGGCTGATTATGCTGTTGATATAGCAAAGATTTCTGTTAGATATCAAGATGAAGGGTTTCATAAGATACTACAAAATATTCAGAAAATGACTGGGTTGGTTTGTGATATGATAGGTGAAGGTGTAAATGCTTATTTAAATACTAATGTAGATGATTCTTATACAATCTGCAAAAAGGATGACGAAGTTGATGATATCTTTAGAGATATCTTTGGAGAGGTATTAGGTATAATAGCGAGGGGAGATAACGCTACAGAACAGTTACCACAATTACTATTTGTATGCAAATATTTAGAGAGAGCTGCTGACCATGTTACTAATATATGTGAGAATACCATTTATCTTGTAACGGGAGTGTATCTAGATTTGAATAAATAGGAGTTGGGCATTAAGTTGCCTTACTTCTTTTTTAGTTTTATACAAGTTATTAGTAAATCATTTCTTGACTATCTTTAAGAAATAATGTTATAGTACATATTGACTTAATATACCTAAAAGTAGGTGAGAACGTGAGAAATATTATCAGTAAAGTCGATAAAGATAGTATCGGTGAAGAAGTCGGTATTGAAGCAGGGGATAAACTGCTATTGATTAACGACACAGAGGTAAAAGATATTATAGATTATAAGTATCTCATAGTGGATGAAGATGTTGTCATTACTATTGAAAAAGCTGATGGTGAGATATGGGATATAGAAATTGAGAAGGAATTTGGAGAGGATATAGGATTAGAATTTAAAGAGGGTATAATGGATAAGCCTATGAGCTGCCATAATAAATGTATATTCTGTTTTATAGATCAATTACCAAAGGGTATGAGAGAAACACTATATTTTAAAGATGATGATTCTAGATTATCATTTTTACAAGGGAATTTTATAACCTTAACTAATATGAAGGATGATGACATAGATAGAATAATACGTTACAGAATTAGTCCAATAAACGTTTCTGTACATACAACTAATCCAGAACTAAGAAGAGAAATGTTAAACAATAGATTTGCTGGGGAACTTATGGAAAAGCTTAAAAAGCTAGCAGATGCAGGGATAACTATTAATACTCAAATAGTACTTTGTCCAGAAATAAATAATGGAGAAGAGCTAGTTAGAACTATTAATGACTTATATAGTTTATATCCAGCTGTAAGAAATGTTGCAGCAGTTCCTATTGGTATTACAAAGTTTAGAGAAGGATTAAAGGAACTGAAAGTTTATGATAAGGAATCTGCAAATAGTGAGATAGAAACAGTTAACAAATTGCAAGAACAATTTTATAAAGAGATTGGAGAGCCTTTTATTAGGTTGTCTGATGAATTTTATATTTTAGCAGAAAAGACTATTCCGGAAAAAGAGTTTTATAGTGAATTCGAACAGTTAGAAGATGGAATTGGTGTTATAAGGATGTTCAGAGATAACATTGAAGATGCTGTTGATAGTTTAAAAGATAACATATGTGGGCATTTTACAATACCAACAGGAGTATCTGCGTATAAGGAGATACAGGAAGCTGCTTTAAAAATTATGAAGAAGAGTCCTAAGGTTAGAATAGACGTAGTTAAGATTATTAATAATTACTTTGGTGAAACTATTACTGTTACAGGACTTATAACAGGAACTGATTTAATAAATCAGCTTAAGGGTAAAGATGTGGGTACTCTTATTATGAGTAATGTGATGTTTAGAAAAGGTTATGAACTTGGTGATTATGAAGACAATATTATGTTAGATAACTATACCATAGGTGATATACAAAATACATTAGGTACAACAGTAAAAATTACTGATTATACCGGAGAAGATTTAATAGAAATAATTAACGAAAATAGTCAGGAGGAATAATAATGGGAAAACCGATTGTAGCTATAGTAGGAAGACCAAATGTCGGTAAATCTACTTTATTTAATAAATTAGCAGGGAAAAGAATTGCCATTGTAGAAGATAAGCCAGGAGTAACTCGTGATAGAATATATGCTAGCTCTGAGTGGGTTGGACAGGAGTTTACTATAATTGATACTGGTGGTATAGAGCCGAAATCTGATGATATAATTTTAGCTCAAATGAGAAGGCAGGCACTTATAGCTATAGAAACAGCTAATGTAATCATCTTTATTGTAGATGGAAAAAGCGGACTTACAGATACAGACAGAGAAGTTGCTCAAATGCTTAGAAAAAGTAAGAAATCAATTGTTCTTGCTGTTAATAAAGTTGATAGTATTAAAGAAGAAGAAAATAAATTTGAATTCTACAATTTAGGTCTTGGAGACCCTGTAGCAATCTCTGCTTCTCAAGGTCTTGGACTTGGAGATATGCTAGATATGGTTGTTGATAATTTTAAAGATATTAGTAATGATGAAGCGTCAGAAGAATACATAAAAATTGCAATGATTGGAAAACCAAATGTAGGGAAGTCTTCGCTGATAAATAAATTATTAGGAGAAGAAAGAAATATAGTAAGTAACATCCCAGGAACCACGAGAGATGCTATAGATAGTCCTCTTGAAACAGAAATAGGTAAGTTTATGCTTATCGACACTGCTGGTCTTAGACGTAAGAGTAAGGTTAAAGAGGAAATTGAAAGATATAGTGTTATAAGAACCTTAACAGCAATAGAAAGAGCTGATGTATGCATCCTTATGTTAGATGCAACTGAAGAATTATCAGAGCAAGATGAGAAGATAATTGGATATGCTCATGAACTTAATAAAGCAATAATGGTTATAGTGAACAAATGGGATCTTATTGAAAAAGATGATAAGACTATGAAGAAATTCACTGATGATCTTAGATTTAAATTATCATTTATGAATTATGCTCCATACTTATTTATTTCTGCATTAAGTGGCCAAAGAGTACATAAGGTATTAGAGTTAGCTAAAAAGTGCTATGACAATTATTCTAAGCGTATAGCAACAGGAGTTTTAAATGATGTTATTAGTGAAGCAGTATTAAGACAAGAGCCACCAGTAACACACGGAAAAAGGCTTAAGATATTTTACGCAACTCAAGTTGATGTTAAACCACCAACCTTTGTTTTCTTTGTAAATGATTCTAGTGCATTACATTACTCTTATGAAAGATATTTAAACAATCAATTAAGAGAA is a window encoding:
- the phoU gene encoding phosphate signaling complex protein PhoU, with the translated sequence MLKSFDISVKNLHKDLLEMSDATKEQISLAVTALVNHDSALAIKVMDSDDVIDNLQKEIDDKAIRLIAMQNPMATDLRGVFSATKVASDLERMADYAVDIAKISVRYQDEGFHKILQNIQKMTGLVCDMIGEGVNAYLNTNVDDSYTICKKDDEVDDIFRDIFGEVLGIIARGDNATEQLPQLLFVCKYLERAADHVTNICENTIYLVTGVYLDLNK
- a CDS encoding DUF512 domain-containing protein, with product MRNIISKVDKDSIGEEVGIEAGDKLLLINDTEVKDIIDYKYLIVDEDVVITIEKADGEIWDIEIEKEFGEDIGLEFKEGIMDKPMSCHNKCIFCFIDQLPKGMRETLYFKDDDSRLSFLQGNFITLTNMKDDDIDRIIRYRISPINVSVHTTNPELRREMLNNRFAGELMEKLKKLADAGITINTQIVLCPEINNGEELVRTINDLYSLYPAVRNVAAVPIGITKFREGLKELKVYDKESANSEIETVNKLQEQFYKEIGEPFIRLSDEFYILAEKTIPEKEFYSEFEQLEDGIGVIRMFRDNIEDAVDSLKDNICGHFTIPTGVSAYKEIQEAALKIMKKSPKVRIDVVKIINNYFGETITVTGLITGTDLINQLKGKDVGTLIMSNVMFRKGYELGDYEDNIMLDNYTIGDIQNTLGTTVKITDYTGEDLIEIINENSQEE
- the der gene encoding ribosome biogenesis GTPase Der, whose amino-acid sequence is MGKPIVAIVGRPNVGKSTLFNKLAGKRIAIVEDKPGVTRDRIYASSEWVGQEFTIIDTGGIEPKSDDIILAQMRRQALIAIETANVIIFIVDGKSGLTDTDREVAQMLRKSKKSIVLAVNKVDSIKEEENKFEFYNLGLGDPVAISASQGLGLGDMLDMVVDNFKDISNDEASEEYIKIAMIGKPNVGKSSLINKLLGEERNIVSNIPGTTRDAIDSPLETEIGKFMLIDTAGLRRKSKVKEEIERYSVIRTLTAIERADVCILMLDATEELSEQDEKIIGYAHELNKAIMVIVNKWDLIEKDDKTMKKFTDDLRFKLSFMNYAPYLFISALSGQRVHKVLELAKKCYDNYSKRIATGVLNDVISEAVLRQEPPVTHGKRLKIFYATQVDVKPPTFVFFVNDSSALHYSYERYLNNQLRENFDFEGTGIKTIFRERKE